Proteins encoded within one genomic window of Sulfurovum sp. XGS-02:
- a CDS encoding MBL fold metallo-hydrolase produces MRSIIALCLFLWTAEAYEYHLTPVKVSEDVHCFFGALENITKENGGNMVNTCFVQTKQGFVVIDSGPTYAYAKQAYTQMQKIQNLPVKYVIDTHDHDDHWLGNSFYKSKGALLIGPRTYEQNVVIGMETRMQRSLGSEIYGKTEIVNLDTVVDHNLTLNVGGKIFEIQQLVAKAHTQGDLIVYLPGEKVLFAGDLVFNGRLTSIRDGSIIGSIKALAKIDALHPQVIIGGHGYQTDANATKALKAYLLEMKEEVLDALDNDISMEEITKTVTMPKYKKMKLYDVLHSRNVFEAYRELEMYDEDEE; encoded by the coding sequence ATGAGGAGCATCATAGCACTATGTCTGTTTTTATGGACTGCTGAGGCGTACGAATATCATTTGACGCCTGTGAAGGTCTCTGAAGATGTACATTGCTTTTTTGGTGCACTCGAAAATATCACCAAGGAAAATGGTGGTAATATGGTTAATACATGTTTTGTCCAAACAAAACAAGGGTTTGTTGTCATAGACAGCGGCCCTACTTATGCATATGCCAAACAGGCATATACTCAGATGCAAAAGATCCAAAATCTCCCTGTAAAGTATGTGATTGATACACATGATCATGACGATCACTGGTTAGGTAATAGTTTTTATAAGAGCAAAGGCGCTTTGTTGATAGGTCCAAGGACGTATGAACAAAATGTAGTTATTGGTATGGAAACACGGATGCAGCGCAGTTTGGGCAGTGAAATTTACGGTAAGACGGAGATCGTAAACCTTGATACTGTTGTAGATCACAACCTCACACTTAATGTCGGTGGAAAGATCTTTGAAATTCAGCAATTGGTAGCAAAAGCACACACTCAGGGTGATCTGATCGTATACTTACCGGGTGAAAAAGTACTCTTTGCAGGAGATCTGGTGTTTAATGGGAGGTTGACTTCTATACGTGATGGTTCGATCATAGGTTCCATCAAGGCATTGGCAAAAATAGATGCACTGCATCCTCAGGTCATCATAGGCGGACACGGGTATCAAACTGATGCCAATGCTACCAAGGCACTTAAGGCCTACCTTCTTGAAATGAAAGAAGAGGTACTCGATGCACTGGATAATGATATTTCTATGGAAGAGATCACCAAAACAGTAACCATGCCCAAGTATAAGAAGATGAAACTTTATGATGTATTGCATAGCCGTAATGTCTTTGAAGCGTACCGGGAACTTGAAATGTATGATGAGGATGAAGAATGA